One segment of Podospora pseudopauciseta strain CBS 411.78 chromosome 5 map unlocalized CBS411.78m_5.2, whole genome shotgun sequence DNA contains the following:
- the NEP1 gene encoding 18S rRNA pseudouridine methyltransferase (BUSCO:EOG09263DFA; COG:J; EggNog:ENOG503NXBG), which yields MPMLSPDPDCSRFRTHQTPGRCHLERSKITRLCGSAPFLFCIKSPHNLSLTLHRAPSQHSVSDFHRQFKLFLVRQCFVDIYLPPLPRSPFSSPSLKINPSLFGLYTTDMSSSPEYRAGKRPRTQSLPPPALPQLVAEQHVPIPPTDKNTKRLIVVLSNASLETYKASHGGAGRMGMQREDKYSLLNSDEHIGVMRKMNRDISDARPDITHQCLLTLLDSPVNKAGKLQIYIQTAKGVLIEVSPSVRIPRTFKRFAGLMVQLLHRLSIKGANSQEKLLKVIQNPITDHLPPNCRKVTLSFEAPLVRVRDYVDTLGDDESICVFVGAMAKGADNFADAYVDEKISISNYSLSASVACSKFCHAAEDCWDIL from the exons ATGCCCATGCTCTCTCCGGACCCCGACTGCTCTAGGTTCCGTACCCACCAAACTCCGGGTAGATGCCACCTAGAGAGGTCGAAAATTACCCGACTCTGCGGTTCGGcgccttttcttttttgcaTTAAAAGCCCCCATAACCTTTCGCTCACCTTGCACCGTGCCCCTTCTCAACATTCTGTCTCCGACTTTCACCGCCAATTCAAACTTTTCCTCGTCCGCCAGTGCTTCGTTGATATTTACTTACCTCCATTGCCACGCTCGCCGttctcctctccatctcttAAGATCAACCCATCACTGTTCGGCCTATACACCACAGACATGTCTTCCTCCCCCGAGTACCGTGCTGGCAAGCGGCCCC GTACCCAGTCGttgcctcctccagccctgCCGCAGCTGGTTGCTGAGCAGCATGTGCCTATCCCCCCAACCGACAAGAACACCAAGCGCCTTATCGTCGTCCTCTCTAATGCCAGCCTCGAAACCTACAAGGCCTCGCACGGCGGCGCTGGTCGTATGGGCATGCAAAGGGAGGATAAGTACTCCTTGCTCAACAGCGACGAACACATTGGCGTCATGCGCAAGATGAACAGGGACATCAGTGATGCCCGTCCAGATATCACTCATCAG TGCCTATTGACCCTTCTCGACTCGCCGGTGAACAAGGCAGGGAAACTCCAGATCTATATTCAAACAGCCAAGGGTGTTCTGATCGAGGTGTCCCCCTCTGTTCGCATACCGCGCACCTTCAAACGCTTCGCTGGTCTGATGGTGCAGCTGCTGCACCGCCTTTCCATCAAGGGCGCCAACTCGCAGGAGAAGCTTCTCAAGGTGATTCAGAACCCCATCACCGATCATCTTCCGCCCAACTGCCGGAAGGTCACGCTCAGTTTCGAGGCCCCTCTGGTTCGTGTGCGCGACTATGTCGACACCCTCGGCGATGACGAGAGCATCTGCGTGTTTGTTGGCGCCATGGCCAAGGGCGCCGACAACTTTGCCGACGCATATGTGGACGAGAAGATTTCGATCAGCAACTACAGCCTTTCAGCCAGTGTTGCCTGCAGCAAGTTCTGCCACGCCGCCGAGGACTGCTGGGACATTCTATAA
- a CDS encoding uncharacterized protein (COG:G; EggNog:ENOG503NWY2) — MAFKRFFWVSSLISLALAQAQNNNQGGATLDPEVIQQGSFVDGKSSLGAEDVQAASATSQNNFINFCKGQTLTNGFQITTGSCNGIVMGQIPAKDRMISTVITNPANGATIPSNQDFEIVVQVTNLNAGAFTNAAVTYYSAPQQLDNGNIVGHTHVTVQDTGADLNPQQPMDPQQFAFFKGINDAGNGQGRLSAAVTGGLPAGNYRVCTLTAAANHQPVIMPVAQRGSQDDCVRFTVTGDGNTPNEAANNGAKGQAAAALVADAIALGPGAPNPGGNNAGGNGQGNGQGNGQGNGQGNGQGNGQGNGQGNGQGNGQGNGQGNGQGNGQGNGQGNGQGNGQGNGQGNGQGNGQGNGQGNGQGNGQGNGQGNGQGNGQGNGQGNGQGNGQGNGQGNGQGNGQGNGQGNGQGNGQGNGQGNGQGNGQGNGQGNAGNPAGGDAAAGNPAGGDAAGGNGGGGNAAGNNNANAGNNKQADGQNREGKGKGKANGNDNAQQEQTGQEGPALDPAAAPTPPAAARLARLARRRRFIA, encoded by the exons ATGGCTTTCAAGAGGTTTTTCTGGGTCTCCTCGCTCATTTCGCTGGCCCTTGCTCAAGCGCAGAATAACAATCAAGGAGGTGCCACATTAGACCCAGAGGTCATTCAACAAGGCTCTTTTGTCGATGGCAAGAGCTCTTTGGGTGCCGAGGATGTTCAGGcagcctcagcaacctcccaAAACAACTTCATCAACTTTTGCAAGGGGCAAACACTTACCAACGGTTTCCAAATCACGACCGGTTCTTGTAACGGCATTG TGATGGGTCAAATTCCTGCTAAAGACCGAATGATCTCCACCGTCATTACAAACCCAGCGAACGGTGCCACCATTCCGTCTAATCAAGACTTTGAGATTGTTGTTCAAGTTACCAACCTCAATGCCGGAGCCTTTACGAACGCTGCTGTCACCTACTATTCCGCACCCCAGCAGTTGGATAACGGCAATATAGTGGGACATACTCATGTAACCGTACAAGACACGGGTGCCGATCTGaaccctcaacaaccaatgGATCCGCAACAGTTTGCCTTTTTCAAAGGTATCAACGACGCCGGTAACGGCCAGGGCAGACTTAGCGCTGCGGTGACCGGTGGCCTTCCGGCCGGAAACTACCGTGTCTGCACTCTGACAGCCGcagccaaccaccaaccagtCATCATGCCTGTCGCCCAGCGCGGATCACAAGATGACTGTGTCAGATTCACCGTTACTGGTGACGGGAACACTCCGAACGAAGCCGCCAACAATGGCGCAAAGGGtcaggcagcagcagctctggTTGCTGATGCTATTGCCCTCGGCCCCGGCGCCCCTAATCCGGGTGGCAATAATGCAGGAGGGAATGGTCAAGGAAACGGGCAAGGCAACGGGCAGGGCAACGGGCAGGGCAACGGGCAGGGTAACGGGCAGGGTAACGGGCAGGGTAATGGGCAGGGTAACGGGCAAGGAAACGGGCAAGGCAACGGGCAGGGTAACGGGCAGGGTAATGGGCAGGGTAACGGGCAAGGAAACGGGCAAGGCAACGGGCAGGGTAACGGGCAGGGCAACGGGCAGGGTAACGGGCAGGGTAATGGGCAGGGTAACGGGCAAGGAAACGGGCAAGGCAACGGGCAGGGTAACGGGCAGGGCAACGGGCAGGGTAACGGGCAGGGTAATGGGCAGGGTAACGGGCAAGGAAACGGGCAAGGCAACGGGCAAGGTAACGGGCAAGGTAACGGGCAGGGTAACGGGCAGGGTAACGGGCAAGGGAATGGGCAAGGAAATGGGCAAGGAAATGGGCAAGGAAATGCCGGAAATCCAGCCGGTGGcgatgctgctgccgggAATCcagccggtggtgatgctgctggtggtaATGGTGGCGGCGGGAACGCGGCTGGCAACAACAATGCAAATGCTGGCAACAACAAGCAAGCAGATGGCCAGAATAGGGAGGGCAAGGGAAAAGGGAAGGCCAACGGCAATGATAACGCCCAACAAGAGCAAACAGGACAGGAAGGCCCAGCACTTGATCCTGCAGCGGCACCTACCCCTCCTGCGGCAGCTCGTCTTGCCCGTCTTGCTCGCCGTCGGAGATTCATCGCATAA
- the SLM2 gene encoding phosphatidylinositol 4,5-bisphosphate-binding protein (COG:U; EggNog:ENOG503NVCW): MSTSRSPAGVVPPPPFSQDRGYGPSNHFPQQQHGMEQGYPTAAADAETLSNTIANSHVEHDNHLDGPIAPRPTKFTEEWDVSQRGSSIIDGQRYSKTSNHINNSAMQRSSSYAGSVAGITNDGATSLSRGNTLKKKASIRRSGSLKRSNSRRSMKAGSVRSLALQPTTDQDELHSAFYCPVPTSGSPTEVLANRFQAWRKILKDLITYFREIQAHYEHRAKSLIKLGNVLNNITTPPGFIASGGLDDALQILRGHNKQAIMEANKAREIEEDVILALTGLRSDLHQKIKEIKNLSGDFKNSVDKEMEATRKAVNNLQDVLGQTELDTALTTGKQDPYLLRLNVDRQLEKQIDEENYLHQAYLNLENSGKELESIVVGEIQKSYNAYASILKREADSAYGAIEELRLGPITLAKDAEWLSFVHRDERFVDPDLPMRSAEFIHYPGRDHYACQEIRAGLLERKSKYLKSYTAGWYVLSPTHLHEFKSADKTQAPVMSLYLPEQKLGSHSTEGGSSNKFVLKGRQTGSMHRGHTWVFRAESHDTMMAWYEDIKTLTERTPEERSNLVRGNSRSISRSSQRSSLSSDGVDDDEDPPFMATAASVNQQPRPDSLPRRPSGGRFPSDLQVNAQRGLQVPLSPLSISSEPNRYDENDRDVIVAANTIPRSELGPQYHIHQHFDTSSTTRRNEDLRSPPIPQTRTTTGAYEEPNGRVVGSANNQVYTNGGSDSYQKDGMVWAEPVPISPSTLRDQAQTLSSRADADDRLYATQNISVTDGQDGYKSEPRGNWYGQANGGIAQNDPQVRPGAERTDSAPTISHLHIPGEYPKSSTSGF, from the exons ATGTCAACCAGCCGGTCTCCAGCTGGCGTCgttcccccccctcccttcagTCAGGACCGTGGATACGGCCCTTCAAACCATTtccctcagcagcaacacgGCATGGAACAGGGCTATCCCACGGCTGCAGCAGATGCCGAGACCCTCTCCAATACCATTGCAAACTCCCACGTCGAACACGACAACCACCTTGACGGTCCCATAGCCCCGCGTCCGACCAAGTTTACCGAAGAGTGGGATGTTAGCCAGCGAGGAAGCTCCATTATTGACGGCCAGAGATATAGCAAGACCAGTAatcacatcaacaacagcgcGATGCAGCGGTCCAGTTCCTACGCCGGCTCCGTCGCCGGCATCACCAACGATGGAGCGACATCTCTGTCTCGTGGCAACAccctgaagaagaaggcatcCATACGGAGGAGCGGCAGTCTGAAGCGAAGTAACAGCCGGCGGAGCATGAAGGCAGGCAGCGTGAGGAGTCTTGCCCTTCAGCCAACGACAGACCAGGATGAACTTCACAGCGCCTTCTACTGCCCAGTGCCCACATCGGGTAGTCCGACTGAGGTTCTTGCGAACCGCTTTCAAG CCTGGCGCAAGATTCTCAAGGACTTGATCACATACTTTCGCGAAATCCAAGCACACTATGAACACCGAGCCAAGTCGCTAATCAAACTGGGCAATGTGCTGAACAATATCACGACGCCTCCGGGCTTCATCGCGTCCGGTGGTCTCGATGACGCATTGCAGATTTTGCGAGGGCACAACAAACAAGCCATTATGGAGGCTAACAAGGCGAgagagattgaggaggatgtcatCTTGGCACTGACCGGTCTGCGTAGCGACTTGCATCAGAAGATCAAAGAGATCAAGAACCTATCAGGCGACTTCAAGAACTCGGTGGATAAAGAGATGGAGGCGACTCGCAAGGCTGTAAATAACCTACAGGACGTCTTGGGCCAAACCGAGCTCGACACGGCCTTGACAACTGGAAAGCAAGATCCTTATTTATTACGACTTAACGTTGACCGGCAGTTGGAGAAACAGATAGATGAGGAAAACTACCTGCATCAG GCATACCTAAACCTAGAGAACTCGGGGAAAGAACTCGAGTCGATTGTCGTCGGCGAGATCCAAAAGTCATACAACGCCTATGCCAGCATACTCAAGCGAGAAGCAGACTCTGCCTATGGAGCCATCGAAGAGCTTCGGCTTGGCCCCATCACCCTGGCCAAGGACGCAGAATGGCTATCTTTTGTTCACAGAGATGAACGCTTTGTTGACCCCGACCTTCCCATGCGGTCAGCTGAGTTCATACATTACCCAGGACGGGATCACTATGCTTGCCAAGAGATCCGAGCGGGCTTGTTGGAACGGAAGAGCAAGTACTTGAAGAGCTACACAGCCGGATG GTACGTTCTTTCACCCACGCATCTGCACGAGTTCAAATCTGCGGACAAGACACAAGCACCCGTCATGTCCCTCTACCTGCCGGAACAGAAGTTGGGATCGCACTCCACAGAAGGCGGATCCTCGAATAAGTTCGTTCTCAAGGGCCGCCAGACAGGATCGATGCATCGTGGCCACACATGGGTATTCCGCGCGGAGAGCCATGATACGATGATGGCCTGGTACGAGGACATCAAAACTTTGACCGAGAGGACTCCGGAAGAGCGAAGCAATCTCGTGCGTGGCAACAGTCGAAGCATTAGCAGATCATCTCAACGGTCGTCTCTTAGCAGCGACGGGGtcgacgatgacgaagacCCCCCCTTCATGGCAACTGCCGCATCCGTCAATCAGCAGCCGAGACCAGACTCCCTGCCTCGACGTCCTTCAGGTGGGCGATTCCCATCTGACCTCCAAGTAAACGCACAACGAGGCTTACAGGTCCCCCTCTCGCCGCTTAGCATAAGCTCCGAACCAAACAGATACGACGAGAACGATCGCGATGTCATTGTTGCAGCCAATACCATCCCCAGAAGTGAGCTAGGACCGCAATATCATATCCATCAGCATTTCGATACGTCATCGACAACTCGACGGAACGAGGACCTGCGCTCGCCACCCATCCCCCAGACCAGGACAACAACAGGCGCCTACGAAGAACCAAACGGACGTGTCGTTGGGTCTGCAAATAACCAAGTCTACACCAATGGAGGATCGGATTCTTATCAGAAAGATGGCATGGTGTGGGCAGAACCAGTTCCTATCTCGCCTTCCACGCTCAGAGATCAGGCTCAAACATTGTCCTCACGAGCCGATGCAGATGATCGACTCTATGCCACACAGAACATCTCGGTGACAGACGGCCAAGATGGCTACAAGTCGGAGCCTCGAGGGAACTGGTATGGGCAGGCCAATGGAGGTATAGCCCAAAACGACCCGCAAGTACGACCAGGCGCCGAGCGAACAGACAGTGCCCCGACCATCTCACATCTACATATACCTGGGGAGTATCCCAAGAGTTCGACCAGCGGTTTTTGA
- a CDS encoding uncharacterized protein (EggNog:ENOG503NWTD; COG:U), with translation MGTRKPSCSWDDQAAVDATQWAVDAMTATESFRLQFQGQFGEANGRSRRNSSSLDDVLSERRASRQRGQVHVTGRRPVSERPNNLDANYKGPLSSNPPSMSFTSEPHDLPRPPDPTATRPVQQHIGIHISKNSGRNRASSQPYPAFHRPLTPRQSSQKEPERHHPLPSLPLHPDLRGDEENRDSKQFSVQQYDAVNPADSQSTMVPLEDAETDATYLSSSFSSTAIAKPKASHFSPRRKSRAASRAMVSSSSPYQSSASSTPTRPRSPPPAAIQSPSTRPDVLVSPFHEILFVLLICLAQILMLAGLAQAMVPASIISQSFGDSTPGTMAWYSAAYGLTSATFVLPSGRVGDLFGHKKVFVTGWLWFGLWSLIAGFSGHAERSAGEGTVFFCVARGLQGIGPALLVPSGQALLGRTYQPGMRKNMVLCLFGASAPLGFVMGAILSSLFAVRGNWPWAFWLLAIMCFVLAVVSLFILPTSRGQSCLKGGEGLWSQFDGWGMMLGVSGLVLLNFAFNQAPNVSWKTPYTYFLLIIGLILIAAFVSHEWKAPYPLIPIAAMKPATNFVLGCTGAGWGCFSIWIYYTFNVVQNLKGWSPLLASVSFIPAILVGFLMSRVKPHWVMLISMCAFFIGSLLLATAPVHQSYWFSTFFGILIMPFATILLSNSVSKEHQGIAASLVVTTVNYSISLALGIAGTIEVHVNETGYELLKGYRAAQYFGTGLGFLGVLLALGFLLQSYHQKPPVASYPLQTR, from the exons ATGGGTACCAGAAAACCGTCATGTTCTTGGGACGATCAGGCGGCGGTCGATGCTACGCAATGGGCAGTAGATGCCATGACAGCGACTGAGTCGTTTCGACTGCAGTTCCAAGGTCAGTTTGGAGAGGCCAATGGCCGATCACGCCGGAACTCATCGAGCCTGGATGATGTTCTCTCCGAGCGCCGGGCCTCACGTCAACGTGGGCAAGTCCATGTAACTGGACGGCGGCCCGTCTCGGAGAGACCTAACAACCTTGATGCAAACTACAAGGGGCCTCTCTCATCAAACCCGCCTTCTATGTCGTTCACCTCAGAGCCTCACGATCTACCCAGGCCACCCGACCCGACCGCTACACGACCAGTGCAGCAGCACATCGGCATCCACATCAGCAAAAACAGCGGGAGAAACAGGGCATCATCTCAGCCCTATCCCGCTTTTCACAGGCCTCTAACACCTCGTCAGTCATCTCAAAAAGAACCTGAGCGTCACCACCCCTTGCCCTCCCTACCCCTTCATCCCGATCTTCggggtgatgaggaaaaTAGGGATAGTAAGCAGTTCTCCGTGCAACAGTACGATGCGGTGAACCCCGCGGATTCTCAGTCGACCATGGTACCCTTGGAAGATGCAGAAACCGACGCCACCTACCTTtcatcttccttctcctccactGCTATCGCCAAGCCGAAAGCCTCTCACTTTTCCCCTCGGCGCAAATCCAGGGCCGCCTCCCGAGCCATGGtatcgtcctcctccccctatCAATCCTCTGCCTCATCCACTCCAACCCGTCCTcgctcacctcccccagcgGCTATCCAGTCCCCTTCCACCCGGCCAGACGTCCTCGTCTCCCCTTTTCACGAgatcctcttcgtcctcctcatctgccTAGCCCAGATTCTCATGCTTGCTGGTCTCGCCCAGGCCATGGTCCCCGCCTCGATCATCTCCCAGTCCTTTGGTGACTCCACTCCCGGCACTATGGCGTGGTACTCAGCCGCGTATGGCCTCACATCAGCAACATTCGTCCTTCCGTCTGGCCGTGTGGGCGATCTCTTTGGCCACAAAAAGGTGTTTGTCACTGGCTGGCTTTGGTTCGGCCTGTGGAGCTTGATTGCTGGGTTTTCTGGACACGCCGAGCGCAGCGCGGGCGAGGGGACGGTCTTCTTTTGTGTGGCGAGGGGGCTGCAGGGGATCGGACCGGCGCTGTTGGTGCCGAGCGGACAGGCGTTGTTGGGCAGGACGTATCAGCCGGGGATGAGGAAGAATATGGTGCTCTGCCTGTTTGGGGCGTCGGCGCCGCTGGGGTTTGTCATGGGGGCTATCTTGTCGAGTTTGTTTGCAGTGCGAGGGAACTGGCCGTGGGCGTTTTGGCTGTTGGCCATCATGTGCTTTGTGCTCGCGGTGGTGAGCTTGTTCATCCTGCCGACTTCACGGGGTCAGTCTTGTctgaaagggggggagggcttGTGGTCACAGTTCGATGGATGGGGTATGATGCTCGGCGTCAGCGGGTTGGTGCTGCTGAACTTTGCATTCAATCAAGCTCCCAACGTCTCCTGGAAGACACCTTATACGTATTTCCTGTTGATCATTGGTTTGATCTTGATTGCTGCTTTCGTGTCTCATGAGTGGAAGGCGCCTTACCCCCTTATCCCTATCGCGGCCATGAAGCCGGCGACGAACTTTGTGTTGGGCTGTACgggggctggctggggcTGTTTTAGTATTTGGATTTATTACACCTTCAATGTTGTTCAAAATCTGAAAGGATGGTCGCCGTTGCTCGCTTCTGTGAGCTTCATTCCAGC TATTCTGGTCGGATTCTTGATGTCGCGAGTCAAGCCTCACTGGGTCATGTTGATATCCATGTGTGCATTCTTCATCGGAAGTCTCCTTCTCGCCACCGCACCTGTCCATCAGAGCTACTGGTTCAGTACTTTTTTCGGGATACTTATCATGCCATTT GCCACCATTCTACTCAGCAATAGCGTTTCCAAAGAACACCAAGGCATCGCCGCAAGCTTGGTAGTAACGACGGTCAACTATTC GATTTCCCTTGCTCTTGGAATTGCGGGTACTATAGAAGTG CATGTCAATGAGACAGGCTATGAGCTCCTGAAGGGCTACAGAGCTGCTCAGTATTTCGGAACAGGCCTCGGCTTCTTGGGCGTGCTTCTGGCCTTGGGATTCTTGCTCCAGAGTTACCACCAGAAGCCACCTGTGGCATCATATCCGCTCCAGACGAGGTGA
- the GAR1_2 gene encoding H/ACA snoRNP pseudouridylase subunit (EggNog:ENOG503P248; COG:J): MSFRGGSRGRGGGGGFGGRGGGRGGFQQRDMGPPAQVLEMGKFIHSCEGEMVVESTNAKIPHFNAPIYLENKTPVGKVDEVLGPINQVYFTIKPTEGIQATSFKVGDKFYIAGEKLLPLEKFLPKPKPPPGASKVKKPSRGGASRGGRGGPGGRGGRGGFGGRGGGGFGGGRGGGGGFGGGRGGSRGGSGFGGRGGGGRGGGGFSRGGRGGFSR, translated from the exons ATGTCGTTTCGCGGGGGTTCACGTGGccgcggtggcggtggtggtttcggtggccgtggaggag GTCGCGGCGGCTTCCAACAACGCGATATGGGTCCTCCCGCCCAGGTTCTCGAGATGGGCAAGTTCATTCATTCTTGCGAAGGTGAAATGGTCGTCGAGTCTACCAATGCCAAGATTCCTCACTTCAACGCGCCTATCTACCTAGAGAACAAG ACTCCGGTTGGCAAGGTCGACGAAGTTCTCGGTCCCATCAACCAGGTTTACTTCACCATCAAGCCCACCGAGGGCATCCAGGCCACTTCCTTCAAGGTTGGCGACAAGTTCTACATTGCCGGCGAGAAGCTCCTGCCCCTCGAGAAGTTCCTTCCCAAGCCTAAGCCTCCCCCGGGAGCCAGCAAAGTCAAGAAGCCCAGCCGTGGCGGCGCGTCCCGCGGTGGTCGTGGAGGTCCCGGTGGACGTGGTGGTAGGGGAGGATTCGGTggccgcggtggtggtggctttggcggcggtcgcggcggcggcggcggtttcGGCGGTGGTCGTGGCGGTAgccgcggcggcagcggtTTCGGCGGCCGTGGAGGCGGTGGccgcggaggtggtggtttctCTCGTGGCGGCAGAGGAGGCTTCAGCCGGTAA
- the DNJ1 gene encoding Tetratricopeptide repeat and J domain-containing co-chaperone dnj1 (COG:O; EggNog:ENOG503NWTW), with product MVRLSSTLAFAAGFLSTPSMVSGLSTSDIPADTPISALLASAQSHLSKGETNDALVYYDAAIARDPSNYLTLFKRATTYLSLGRRSQATDDFEKVLSIKPTFEGAHLQLGKLRASAADWDGAKLHYKKAKKTEEVAAVEAAKAAAKAAEAAAKAGNWEECVKQADDAILTANRAIHLRELRKDCAFERGAVERGIADLQHILQMQPGNTKPHVQISAITFYALGNLEDGATAIRKCLHSDPDNKVCKRLLREEKATIKVMEKVKKALDKGQQMTAVRQLVPTSDSEGLIKEVKDQVHSLREDGSIPKAAPNELLSRLVEMACQAYYESNSKKAKEYCEESLTLNENSFFGLLYKAKHLLDKEEYEASINTLQKAAEARPDKEDLVNPLMQKAQVALKRSKTKDYYKVLGVAHDADERQIKSAYRKLSKIHHPDKAAKQGLTKEEAEKKMASINEAYEVLSDPELRARFDRGDDPNSHEQQQQYHHGHPFGGGHPFMYQQGSSGGGGGQQFHFKFGPGGGSGFPFGM from the exons ATGGTTCGCTTATCATCGACGCTGGCCTTTGCGGCCGGCTTCCTATCAACGCCGTCAATGGTCTCGGGCCTCTCAACGTCGGACATCCCAGCCGACACCCCCATCTCTGCTCTCCTAGCCTCGGCGCAAAGTCACCTGTCAAAGGGCGAAACGAACGACGCCCTCGTCTACTACGATGCTGCTATCGCCAGAGATCCCTCCAACTACTTGACCTTGTTCAAGCGCGCCACAACCTACCTTTCTCTCGGCCGCAGATCACAGGCCACCGATGATTTCGAGAAGGTGCTTTCGATCAAGCCAACTTTCGAGGGTGCGCACCTTCAGCTAGGAAAACTGCGCGCCAGCGCCGCCGACTGGGACGGAGCAAAGCTTCACtacaagaaggccaagaagacaGAGGAGGTTGCCGCAGTTGAGGCGGCCAAGGCGGCGGCAAAGGCTGCTGAAGCAGCAGCCAAGGCTGGGAACTGGGAAGAGTGTGTCAAGCAGGCCGACGATGCCATCCTGACGGCGAACAGGGCGATTCACTTGCGCGAGCTTCGCAAGGACTGTGCGTTTGAGAGGGGAGCCGTGGAAAGGGGTATTGCTGACCTGCAGCACATCCTCCAAATGCAACCTGGCAACACGAAGCCACACGTCCAGATCTCAGCCATCACATTCTACGCGCTCGGAAACCTCGAGGACGGCGCGACGGCTATCAGGAAGTGCCTGCATTCTGACCCTGACAACAAGGTGTGCAAGCggctgttgagggaggagaaggcgaccATCAAAGTCatggagaaggtgaagaaggcctTGGACAAGGGGCAGCAGATGACTGCTGTGCGGCAACTCGTACCTACGAGCGACAGTGAAGGCTTGATCAAGGAGGTGAAGGACCAGGTCCACAGTCTGCGGGAAGATGGCTCGATACCGAAGGCAGCTCCAAATGAACTGCTTTCAAGGTTAGTTGAGATGGCGTGCCAGGCGTATTATGAG TCCAACAGCAAAAAGGCCAAGGAATACTGCGAAGAGTCCCTCACTCTAAATGAGAACTCTTTCTTTGGTCTTCTCTACAAGGCCAAACACCTCCTTGACAAGGAAGAGTATGAAGCTTCCATCAACACTCTCCAAAAGGCTGCCGAGGCTCGCCCTGACAAGGAAGACCTTGTCAATCCTCTGATGCAAAAGGCCCAGGTTGCCCTCAAACGCTCCAAGACCAAGGACTACTACAAGGTCCTTGGTGTTGCTCATGACGCCGACGAACGCCAGATCAAGTCTGCCTACCGCAAGCTCTCCAAAATTCACCACCCCGACAAGGCCGCTAAACAAGGGCTTACCAAGGAGGAagccgagaagaagatggcgagCATCAACGAGGCGTACGAGGTTCTCAGCGACCCCGAGCTCAGGGCACGGTTCGACAGGGGTGACGACCCGAACAGCcacgagcagcagcagcagtatcACCACGGGCATCCATTCGGAGGCGGCCACCCATTCATGTACCAGCAAGGCAGCagcggaggcggtggtgggcaaCAGTTCCATTTCAAGTTTGGTCCTGGAGGAGGGTCAGGGTTCCCATTCGGGATGTAG
- the MRS4 gene encoding Fe(2+) transporter (COG:C; EggNog:ENOG503NUFS): MAQPNVVPEEDYDYEALPPNFSLLQNMAAGAFAGIAEHCAMYPIDAVKTRMQIVNPSAGSVYSGVFQSTYKMASTEGILSLWRGMSSVIVGAGPAHAVYFATYEAVKHVMGGNQAGVHHPLAAATSGACATIASDALMNPFDVIKQRMQIAESAKLYRSMTDCAKYVYKNEGIKAFYVSYPTTLSMTVPFTALQFLAYESISTSMNPTKAYDPFTHCVAGAVAGGFAAALTTPMDVIKTMLQTRGSAHDAELRTVNGFMAGCRLLFKREGAKGFFKGVQPRVLTTMPSTAICWSAYEASKAYFIRQNDSASESST; encoded by the exons ATGGCCCAGCCAAATGTCGTACCCGAAGAGGACTACGA CTATGAagccctcccacccaactTCTCGTTGTTGCAGAACATGGCTGCCGGCGCCTTTGCCGGCATCGCCGAGCACTGCGCAA TGTACCCTATCGATGCAGTGAAG ACTCGAATGCAGATAGTCAACCCAAGCGCCGGCTCGGTCTACAGTGGAGTCTTCCAGAGCACTTACAAGATGGCGAGCACAGAAGGTATTCTGAGTTTGTGGCGGGGCATGTCCAGCGTAATTGTCGGTGCCG GCCCCGCGCACGCCGTTTACTTCGCCACATATGAAGCTGTAAAACATGTCATGGGCGGGAACCAGGCTGGCGTCCATCATCCACTTGCTGCTGCGACCAGTGGGGCGTGCGCCACGATTGCTAGCGATGCGCTAATGAACCCCTTTGACG TCATCAAGCAAAGAATGCAGATCGCCGAGTCGGCCAAGCTCTACCGCTCCATGACCGATTGCGCCAAGTATGTTTACAAGAACGAGGGCATCAAGGCCTTCTATGTCTCGTACCCCACGACGCTTTCCATGACGGTTCCCTTTACGGCGCTTCAGTTTCTCGCGTACGAATCGATCTCGACCTCGATGAACCCGACAAAGGCATATGACCCATTCACTCACTGTGTAGCTGGTGCGGTTGCGGGTGGTTTTGCGGCGGCCTTGACCACGCCCATGGACGTGATCAAGACCATGCTCCAGACACGTGGCAGCGCACACGATGCTGAACTCAGAACCGTCAATGGCTTCATGGCTGGTTGCCGCCTTTTGTTCAAACGCGAGGGTGCCAAGGGCTTCTTCAAGGGCGTCCAACCAAGAGTGTTGACGACCATGCCGAGCACCGCTATCTGCTGGTCAGCCTACGAGGCTTCCAAAGCCTACTTCATCCGTCAGAACGACTCGGCCTCTGAGTCCTCCACATGA